In Burkholderia gladioli, a genomic segment contains:
- a CDS encoding UvrD-helicase domain-containing protein, producing the protein MSAGLNAAQSEAVRYLDGPCLVLAGAGSGKTRVITQKIAHLIENKGFEPRHIAAVTFTNKAAAEMRERVGKLLEGKTLTTPGKEGRKVPVNQLTVCTFHSLGVQILRQEAEHVGLKPQFSIMDSDDCFGMVQEQMGTTDKGLIRKIQNIISLWKNGLVTPEQALAIAANEDEQQAALVYRNYVATLHAYQAVDFDDLIRLPTELFAANEQVRDRWQNKLRYLLIDEYQDTNACQYELLKLLAGPRAAFTAVGDDDQAIYGWRGATLENLAQLGKDFPKLHLVKLEQNYRSTVRILTAANNVIANNPKLFEKKLWSEHGMGDTITVTPCNDEEHEAESVVFRLSAHKFERRTQFRDYAILYRGNFQARIFEQVLRRERIPYVLSGGQSFFDKAEIKDLCAYLRLIANADDDPAFIRAVTTPRRGIGNTTLEALGSYAGQAKVSLFEAVYMGGIEARLSARQIEPLRMFCDFIQRLTERADKDPATTVLDDMMEAIHYEAYLYDAFDERQAQSKWQNVLEFLEWLKRKGTKPETEAVDGEAEGFHNADGLADTGKNLLGLIQTVALMSMLEGKEEDPDAVRLSTVHASKGLEYPHVFLVGVEEGVMPHRGGSEDDTIDDERIEEERRLMYVAITRAQRSLHLNWCKKRKRARETIVCEPSRFIVEMGLDEAPPPTPEEAPMTPKDRLASLKALLQK; encoded by the coding sequence ATGTCCGCAGGTCTCAATGCCGCTCAAAGCGAAGCGGTGCGCTATCTCGACGGTCCCTGTCTCGTGCTCGCCGGCGCGGGCAGCGGCAAGACGCGCGTGATCACGCAGAAGATCGCCCACCTGATCGAGAACAAGGGTTTCGAGCCGCGCCATATCGCGGCCGTCACCTTCACCAACAAGGCCGCCGCCGAGATGCGCGAGCGCGTCGGCAAGCTGCTGGAAGGCAAGACGCTGACCACGCCCGGCAAGGAAGGCCGCAAGGTGCCGGTCAACCAGCTGACGGTCTGCACCTTCCACTCGCTGGGCGTGCAGATCCTGCGCCAGGAAGCCGAGCACGTCGGCCTCAAGCCGCAGTTCTCGATCATGGATTCGGACGACTGCTTCGGCATGGTGCAGGAGCAGATGGGCACCACCGACAAGGGGCTGATCCGCAAGATCCAGAACATCATCTCGCTCTGGAAGAACGGGCTGGTGACGCCCGAGCAGGCGCTGGCGATCGCCGCCAACGAGGACGAGCAGCAGGCCGCGCTGGTCTACCGCAACTACGTGGCCACCCTGCACGCCTACCAGGCGGTCGACTTCGACGACCTGATCCGCCTGCCCACCGAGCTGTTCGCGGCGAACGAGCAGGTGCGCGATCGCTGGCAGAACAAGCTGCGCTACCTGCTGATCGACGAGTACCAGGACACCAACGCCTGCCAGTACGAGCTGCTCAAGCTGCTGGCCGGGCCGCGCGCGGCCTTCACGGCGGTCGGCGACGACGACCAGGCGATCTACGGCTGGCGCGGCGCGACGCTGGAGAACCTGGCCCAGCTCGGCAAGGATTTCCCCAAGCTGCATCTGGTCAAGCTCGAGCAGAACTACCGCTCGACGGTGCGGATCCTGACCGCCGCCAACAACGTGATCGCCAACAACCCGAAGCTGTTCGAGAAGAAGCTGTGGTCCGAGCACGGCATGGGCGACACCATCACCGTGACGCCCTGCAACGACGAGGAGCACGAGGCCGAATCGGTGGTGTTCCGGCTCTCGGCGCACAAGTTCGAGCGGCGCACCCAGTTCCGCGACTACGCGATCCTCTACCGCGGCAATTTCCAGGCACGCATCTTCGAGCAGGTGCTGCGCCGCGAGCGGATCCCCTACGTGCTGTCGGGCGGCCAGTCCTTCTTCGACAAGGCCGAGATCAAGGACCTGTGCGCCTACCTGCGCCTGATCGCCAACGCCGACGACGATCCCGCCTTCATCCGCGCCGTCACCACGCCGCGCCGCGGGATCGGCAACACCACGCTGGAGGCGCTCGGCTCCTACGCGGGGCAGGCCAAGGTGTCGCTGTTCGAGGCGGTCTACATGGGCGGCATCGAGGCGCGGCTGTCGGCGCGGCAGATCGAGCCGCTGCGCATGTTCTGCGACTTCATCCAGCGCCTGACCGAGCGCGCCGACAAGGATCCCGCCACCACCGTGCTCGACGACATGATGGAGGCGATCCACTACGAGGCCTACCTGTACGACGCCTTCGACGAGCGCCAGGCGCAGAGCAAGTGGCAGAACGTGCTGGAATTCCTCGAGTGGTTGAAGCGCAAGGGCACCAAGCCGGAAACCGAGGCGGTCGACGGCGAGGCCGAGGGCTTCCACAACGCCGACGGCCTGGCCGATACCGGCAAGAACCTGCTGGGCCTGATCCAGACCGTCGCGCTGATGTCGATGCTGGAGGGCAAGGAGGAGGATCCCGATGCGGTGCGCCTGTCCACCGTGCACGCCTCGAAGGGGCTCGAGTATCCGCACGTGTTCCTGGTCGGTGTGGAGGAAGGCGTGATGCCGCATCGCGGCGGCAGCGAGGACGACACGATCGACGACGAGCGCATCGAGGAGGAGCGGCGCCTGATGTACGTGGCGATCACGCGCGCGCAGCGCAGCCTGCACCTGAACTGGTGCAAGAAGCGCAAGCGGGCGCGCGAGACGATCGTCTGCGAGCCTTCGCGCTTCATCGTCGAGATGGGCCTGGACGAGGCGCCGCCGCCCACTCCCGAGGAGGCGCCGATGACGCCGAAGGACCGGCTGGCGAGCCTCAAGGCGCTGCTGCAGAAGTAG
- a CDS encoding c-type cytochrome, translating to MSEAPHHEAPIKTPGQLIAVIVASFAIPIVIIILFATYANHVFRTGAGTDSLSDAAVAARIAPLAQVDVKDANAPRSYKSGEEIYKAVCVTCHASGAAGAPKFGNAGDWAPRIAQGYDTLLHVALTGKGAMPARGGTSPDDVSDFEIARAVVYMANNSGAKFADPVQPAAGAAAGASGAATAGGASDASANAASGASAVPDAAAAANAQAAAAMAAIAALPKAGAAPAVAPGGAGAGKALYDSVCVACHAAGVLGAPKFGNKADWAPRLKDSMDTVYNYALHGKGSMPPKGGSNAPDDQVKAAVDYMVGAAK from the coding sequence ATGAGTGAAGCGCCCCACCACGAAGCGCCCATCAAGACGCCCGGGCAACTGATCGCCGTGATCGTCGCGTCGTTCGCGATCCCGATCGTCATCATCATCCTGTTCGCCACCTACGCCAACCATGTGTTCCGCACCGGCGCCGGCACCGACAGCCTGTCGGACGCGGCGGTGGCCGCGCGCATCGCGCCGCTCGCGCAGGTCGACGTCAAGGATGCCAACGCGCCGCGCAGCTACAAGAGCGGCGAGGAAATCTACAAGGCGGTCTGCGTGACCTGCCACGCCAGCGGCGCGGCCGGCGCACCCAAGTTCGGCAATGCCGGCGACTGGGCGCCGCGCATCGCGCAGGGCTACGACACGCTGCTGCACGTGGCGCTGACCGGCAAGGGCGCGATGCCCGCGCGCGGCGGCACCAGCCCCGACGACGTCAGCGATTTCGAAATCGCGCGCGCCGTCGTCTACATGGCGAACAACAGCGGCGCGAAGTTCGCGGATCCGGTGCAGCCGGCGGCCGGCGCCGCGGCAGGCGCATCCGGCGCGGCGACCGCCGGCGGCGCCTCGGACGCGAGCGCGAATGCCGCGTCCGGCGCCTCGGCGGTGCCCGACGCGGCGGCTGCCGCCAATGCGCAGGCCGCCGCCGCGATGGCCGCCATCGCCGCCCTGCCCAAGGCCGGTGCCGCGCCGGCCGTCGCGCCCGGCGGCGCCGGCGCGGGCAAGGCGCTGTACGACTCGGTGTGCGTGGCCTGCCACGCGGCCGGCGTGCTCGGCGCGCCCAAGTTCGGCAACAAGGCCGACTGGGCGCCGCGCCTGAAGGATTCGATGGACACCGTCTACAACTACGCGCTGCACGGCAAGGGTTCGATGCCGCCCAAGGGCGGCTCGAACGCGCCCGACGACCAGGTCAAGGCCGCCGTCGATTACATGGTGGGCGCGGCAAAGTAA
- a CDS encoding AAA family ATPase has translation MVVTHLALKNWRNFREVDVPLRERTYLLGANASGKSNLLDVFRFLRDISKPQGGGLQKAIHDRGGIQKLRCLHARKDPEVRIEVDLAEVADDEPVWRYILGFKHEGKGAHRTLISIEQVWHKGKRILNRPDDNDKKDAVRLTQTALEQIQANAPFRELATFFGEATYLHLVPQLLKYGDQIGGQRLEDDPFGQGFLERIAKTSPKIRDSRLKKIEAALALAVPQFKELRFTTDKVNGRPHLEAMYTHYRPNAGWQREEQFSDGTLRLLGLLWVLLEGDSLLLLEEPELSLNDAIVREIPRLLQRVQRDRKRRSRQVLISTHSEALLSNQGIDGRGVLLLEPAQEGTQVRVLNEKEELVLKSGLSVAEVVLPKTHPKSAEQLGLW, from the coding sequence ATGGTCGTCACGCACCTCGCTCTCAAGAACTGGAGAAATTTTCGCGAAGTCGATGTCCCACTTCGCGAACGCACCTATCTGCTAGGTGCCAACGCCTCCGGAAAATCGAATTTATTAGATGTTTTCCGATTTCTTCGAGACATCAGTAAGCCGCAGGGCGGCGGTTTGCAGAAGGCAATACATGACCGCGGCGGCATTCAGAAATTGCGTTGCTTGCACGCTCGCAAGGATCCGGAGGTGCGCATAGAGGTTGATCTTGCCGAGGTAGCAGACGACGAACCTGTTTGGCGCTACATATTGGGCTTTAAGCATGAGGGAAAGGGGGCACATCGGACGCTGATTTCAATCGAGCAGGTGTGGCACAAAGGTAAGCGGATACTGAATCGTCCGGACGACAACGACAAAAAAGATGCGGTCCGCCTCACGCAAACAGCATTGGAACAGATCCAAGCCAATGCGCCCTTCCGGGAACTTGCAACGTTTTTCGGTGAAGCAACATATCTACATCTAGTTCCCCAATTATTGAAATATGGCGACCAGATTGGTGGACAGCGCCTTGAAGATGATCCGTTCGGTCAGGGCTTCCTCGAACGAATAGCCAAAACTTCGCCCAAGATCCGAGATTCGCGCCTGAAAAAAATCGAAGCGGCTCTTGCGCTGGCAGTTCCGCAATTCAAAGAACTGCGCTTCACTACAGATAAAGTTAATGGTCGCCCGCATTTGGAGGCAATGTACACACATTACCGCCCCAACGCTGGCTGGCAACGTGAAGAGCAATTTTCGGATGGCACACTTCGCTTGCTGGGCCTTTTGTGGGTTTTGCTAGAAGGCGACTCGCTGTTACTACTCGAAGAGCCAGAGCTGTCACTTAACGACGCCATCGTGCGCGAAATCCCTCGCCTATTACAGCGTGTGCAGCGTGACAGGAAGAGGCGCTCCCGGCAGGTTTTGATCAGTACACACAGTGAGGCTTTGCTTAGCAATCAAGGCATCGACGGTCGCGGCGTCCTTCTGCTAGAGCCTGCTCAAGAAGGAACGCAGGTTCGCGTTCTCAACGAGAAAGAAGAGTTGGTTTTGAAGAGCGGACTTTCAGTCGCAGAAGTGGTATTACCCAAGACCCATCCCAAATCGGCAGAGCAGTTGGGGTTGTGGTAA